One window of Pseudacidobacterium ailaaui genomic DNA carries:
- a CDS encoding Glu/Leu/Phe/Val family dehydrogenase — protein sequence MATITLEQEINPWEAQAARFDFAARKLNLDEGLWRVLRHPSREIIVHFPVQMDDGRIEMFTGFRVLHSQARGPGKGGIRYAPDVSLDEVRALASWMTWKCAVVNIPFGGAKGGVICDPKKMSIGELERMTRRYTAEIIEFIGPEKDVPAPDMNTNEQTMAWIMDTYSMHMRQTVTSVVTGKPINIGGSRGRREATGRGISVMCDEALRYLNLPIEGCRVIIQGFGNVGSNAANLLREKGYKIIGIAEYDGGLYNPNGIDICSLLEYRQRNGTVLGFKGAEPFDSHELLTTECEILIPAATENVITSRNAEKIKARIICEGANGPTTAVADEILADKKVFIIPDILANSGGVTASYFEWVQDRQGYFWKESFVNEQLEHILATSFDDVVRYSEAHGVNNRIAAYMLAIDRVAFTIKQRGIYA from the coding sequence ATGGCTACCATTACGCTCGAGCAGGAGATCAACCCCTGGGAAGCACAAGCTGCTCGATTCGACTTTGCGGCACGCAAGCTGAACCTCGACGAGGGGTTGTGGCGCGTGCTGCGGCACCCCTCGCGCGAAATCATCGTACATTTTCCGGTGCAGATGGACGATGGCCGGATTGAAATGTTTACTGGATTCCGTGTGCTGCACTCCCAGGCGCGCGGGCCGGGTAAAGGCGGCATCCGCTATGCTCCCGATGTTTCCCTCGACGAGGTACGCGCTCTTGCCAGCTGGATGACCTGGAAGTGCGCCGTCGTGAATATCCCTTTCGGAGGCGCCAAGGGCGGCGTCATCTGTGACCCGAAAAAAATGTCCATCGGCGAGCTGGAGCGCATGACACGCCGCTACACCGCTGAAATCATCGAATTTATCGGCCCGGAAAAAGACGTTCCCGCCCCGGACATGAATACCAACGAGCAGACGATGGCCTGGATCATGGATACCTACTCCATGCACATGCGTCAGACCGTCACCAGCGTAGTGACCGGGAAACCCATCAATATTGGCGGATCGCGCGGCCGGCGCGAGGCCACAGGGCGTGGCATCTCCGTTATGTGCGATGAGGCCCTCAGGTATCTCAACCTTCCCATTGAAGGCTGCCGCGTCATCATCCAGGGTTTCGGCAACGTCGGCTCCAATGCTGCCAATCTTCTGCGCGAAAAAGGCTACAAAATCATCGGCATCGCCGAATATGACGGCGGCCTCTACAACCCGAATGGCATCGATATCTGCTCGCTGCTCGAATACCGCCAGCGCAACGGCACGGTGCTCGGCTTCAAGGGCGCAGAGCCATTCGACTCGCACGAACTACTGACCACCGAGTGCGAAATCCTTATCCCCGCCGCCACGGAAAACGTCATCACCAGCCGCAATGCCGAAAAGATCAAGGCCCGCATTATCTGCGAAGGCGCAAACGGCCCCACCACAGCGGTCGCTGACGAAATTCTGGCCGACAAGAAAGTCTTCATTATTCCGGACATCCTGGCCAACTCCGGCGGGGTCACCGCTTCGTACTTTGAATGGGTGCAGGACCGCCAGGGCTACTTCTGGAAGGAGTCCTTCGTCAATGAGCAGCTGGAGCACATCCTTGCCACCAGCTTCGATGATGTGGTCCGCTACTCGGAGGCCCACGGCGTCAACAACCGCATCGCTGCCTATATGCTCGCCATTGATCGTGTCGCCTTCACCATCAAACAGCGCGGCA
- the trpE gene encoding anthranilate synthase component I, whose translation MPQQETSLPSRAEFLKLAQAHTLVPVYRTLTADLETPVTAFLRLAADEPECFLLESVEQGEKIGRYTFIGIRPFRKIVSWGREIEITENGKKRRMEGDIFLLMKELLSSHRPARIAGLPPFTAGAVGFFAYDVVRQIERLPVKAKDDLEVPDACLMFFHEVLAFDHVRKEMLLMVTADVKEQKPQQAYAEALRRLDRFEKRLAAPLPRIRRRPAGGKLKLEPRTRKRNFLKAVEKAKEYIAAGDIFQVVLSQRFDVETGVDPFSVYRALRIVNPSPYLYFLRTGVKKPGDTQIAGSSPELLVRVQQGRIQYRPIAGTKPRGESEEDDQRIAEEMLRDEKERAEHVMLVDLGRNDVGRVSEYGSVQVKELMVVERYSHVMHIVSGIEGRLRPELHAVDALRACFPAGTLSGAPKVRAMEIIEELEPTRRGIYGGSVLYADYSGNLDSCIAIRTLLQRGRRGHIQAGAGIVADSVPEKEYEESINKARAVVRAIEKARGQ comes from the coding sequence ATGCCACAACAAGAAACATCGCTTCCCAGCCGTGCTGAATTTCTGAAACTGGCACAGGCGCATACGCTGGTGCCGGTCTACCGTACCTTGACGGCGGACCTGGAGACGCCGGTGACGGCCTTTCTGCGCCTTGCTGCCGACGAGCCGGAATGCTTTCTGCTTGAGTCCGTGGAGCAGGGCGAAAAAATCGGCCGCTATACCTTTATCGGCATCCGGCCGTTCCGGAAGATTGTGTCCTGGGGACGGGAAATCGAGATTACAGAGAACGGCAAGAAGCGGCGCATGGAAGGCGACATTTTCCTGCTGATGAAAGAGCTTCTGAGCAGCCACAGACCGGCGCGGATTGCCGGCCTGCCGCCATTTACGGCTGGGGCCGTTGGATTTTTTGCCTACGATGTGGTGCGGCAGATTGAGCGGCTTCCGGTAAAGGCAAAGGACGACCTAGAAGTGCCGGACGCCTGCCTGATGTTTTTCCATGAAGTGCTGGCGTTTGACCATGTGCGGAAGGAGATGCTGCTCATGGTCACCGCCGATGTGAAAGAGCAGAAGCCACAGCAGGCATATGCAGAGGCACTCCGGCGCCTGGACCGCTTTGAGAAGCGCCTGGCTGCTCCGCTGCCCCGCATCCGGCGGAGGCCTGCGGGCGGCAAGCTGAAACTGGAACCCCGCACGCGCAAGAGAAACTTTCTCAAGGCGGTGGAGAAGGCCAAAGAGTACATTGCCGCAGGGGACATCTTTCAGGTCGTGCTGTCGCAGCGGTTTGACGTAGAAACAGGCGTGGACCCGTTCTCGGTTTACCGTGCCCTGCGCATCGTGAATCCGTCTCCGTATTTGTACTTTCTGCGCACGGGAGTAAAAAAGCCAGGGGACACGCAGATCGCCGGCTCTTCACCGGAACTGCTGGTGAGGGTGCAACAGGGAAGGATCCAGTATCGTCCGATTGCGGGCACCAAGCCGCGCGGCGAGAGCGAAGAGGACGACCAGCGCATTGCTGAAGAGATGCTGCGGGACGAAAAAGAACGTGCCGAGCACGTGATGCTGGTGGACCTGGGCCGGAATGATGTGGGACGGGTGAGCGAATACGGTTCCGTGCAGGTGAAGGAACTCATGGTCGTCGAGCGCTATTCGCACGTCATGCATATTGTCAGCGGAATTGAAGGCAGGCTGCGTCCGGAACTCCATGCAGTGGATGCTCTGCGCGCCTGTTTTCCGGCCGGGACCCTGAGCGGGGCGCCCAAGGTGCGGGCCATGGAGATCATCGAAGAACTGGAGCCGACACGGCGCGGCATTTATGGAGGCAGCGTGCTCTATGCGGACTACTCTGGAAATTTGGACTCGTGCATTGCCATCCGGACGCTTCTGCAGCGCGGCCGCCGGGGACATATTCAGGCCGGTGCGGGAATCGTGGCAGATTCGGTGCCGGAAAAGGAATACGAAGAGTCCATCAACAAGGCGCGGGCCGTGGTCCGGGCGATTGAAAAAGCAAGAGGGCAGTGA